CCTTATTCTTgtcctcctcctccctcctttcAAGACAACAGAGATAGGTGAAGGGAGTCATAAGCAATCATGTCCTTATTTTATGTTGGTCTTGATAGTGGCTTTGCTAGCTAAGTGTCCTTTTCCTACTATATATTTGAACAAGAGGGAAAGCTCTGCTAAATTTCATCGACTACTCGTAGGCATCTCCAAATCTAATACTGATATTATTGGTTGCATAATGCAGTTGGTATGCCAATTTGCCTTCATGGCAAATATGTTGCAGTTGTCACTGATAATTATCGATGGACAACGTTTTAACAGGATTACCTTCACTAGGTACCTCTAACCGCTCACTTTCTTGAAAGCTGAACTCAGTtaaccttctccatgccatctctAACAGACCTATTTTTACTGCTGCTATGAAGCTACGAATCTAACAGTGCAAGTACTTGAAGAATCCAGCCCATATATACGGTCTAGAAATTAGCAATCTGAGTCAAAAGAAACACCAAACTCCACTGGTGTTTGATTCACTAAAGTCACAAATTTTGGAACAGCATTAACAAACTGATAAAAGCATATAAAATGAAATTGAGCATATATCCTCTGAACAACAAGGTTCATATCAAAGTGATGAATGGACATATATTGCTACAAAAACTTCATCATGTGAAGCAAATATTTTTAATTGGACTAGAACCTTTTGCCAATTTCCTCCATTTATTCACAGAACCTTTCCTTGGTTTGCCATTTACATAAGCTTTCATGGTCTTCTCTTCATCATTACTGCTTATACCTCTTCCCTCTGTTTAGCTACTGTGAGTTGCAAGTTCTCCTCATCATCACTATGAGAAGATTTCAATAAATCAGGTGGTAGTAAAACGCCACATTGTTTTGCTTTGGGGATAACAAAACTCAGACCAAAGGTAGCTATATTTAACAGGTTTCTTACAAGCACTGCTAGCCACAGGTTATTGAAATCAGTTCTGGCATAAAACAAATGGAGAATGCTTCCAATGTCAAGCTGCCTACACTATCAATACACATGAGGAGTGCAAAGAAAATCCCTTTGATGCCTGATGGGCACAAGTTGGTGGTAAAGACCATCATTAGCATCCATCCTATCCTACTTGTAGTTCAAACGCAACATTCCTCAAGGATTACAAAGACGTAGTCAGGCATTCCAAGTTTAAGATTCATTCGAGCAAAAAACAAATAAAGATGAGGTTGATCATTCCATAAACAGCATAAAGAAGGTAGGCACAGAAGTGTAGGCTTCTGAATGTAAATCTTTCAGCAGCTTGTGGTAGATGAGGACCACAAACATGGAAGTCATATTGCGCCAAGGCATAGATCATGCCATTGGCTTCCTGCATTAAGAAAAACTTTTGGTCAATACTATTTTTGAATTTAGATCTTACAAAGCAAAAGggaattttgcaagaaaattcATCCTATTTGAATGGGTCTGCTTCCATTCTTTTGATTGTCAATAGGTTTTGCTTCTGTAAcgcaaaaaataacaaaaaaggaaaaagaaagaaaaaaaaaaaaaagtaagttaGTTACAGAAGAAAggatcatattttaatttaaaagcaATCTATTTTCAATTCCCCAGACGATTATGCATGTCCCTTCGTGACTATCTAAACTCAAACCAAACAGTATTTTTCAGTAGAAGAAAGATATAAAAAGTAGctaaattttatgaataaaatctAAATGTATTTCAATAAAATTCCTTAACTGGCTGTTGTTTTGCCCGGATCAGCCTTGCACGATATTTATTTTTGGGAGTAAAATAATTAATAACAACCAATATCAGCCGTTATTTCGTATATATATTTGtgattaagaatttttttatgtgggtacctttttttttttttttaagggagggTGCATATTTCCAGCCAATACTAGCCGATGGCACCGCCTTCATCTCCATTGCCGCCTTCTTCCCCCAAATCAGCGACCGTTTTTCCATGGAGCAGTCACTTCCACCCATCCTTTTCAACAGTTATTTGTTAGTTATTTGTTCCATCGTGGCCGCACTCAGTCGAGCACCCACGTTCCAAACTTTAATAAAAAGCACAGCAATATAGATAGAACAATCGCACCCATCTTGAAGAAATGATGATAAAATATCTCCCTCCAGTATCATTCTTCCTCCCTCACTCTTATTTTACCATCCTTCTCCCTGCCTTCCAAATTTCCCTACCTTCCTCCATCCAATTAGTTTTTATCTCCCCACAGAGCCCCAAGTCATCAACCCTCCCCTTCCCAAACCATCGATCAGAAACCTTCTTCCTGTCGAGTTTAGAGTACTACCTATATTCCTTCCCTCCAATGAATCACTGATGAAGGAATATGAAGAAACCATGCGAAGGGACACATCATGACATGACCAAGGTGATATCTAGGCCTAGGAGTGCAGTAACTACTCGACAAAAGATGATAGCTTTCATGGGATTGAAGCACACCATcttgctcctcctcctcctccaacacATCGTCTCCGGAGATGATCAACCGCTCCCGTATCGTCGACAACAAGCAATTCTCCGAGAGAAGGCCACCCTCTTGTTTTTCAAGAACAACATAATATCTCCACCACAAGCAGCTCTCGCAAATTGGAACGAGTCCACCGATGTTTGTGACTTCATAGGTGTCATCTGCGATCGATGGCGACTCCATGTCGTGCGTCTCCAACTTCGTGGCAGGCTTGTATCCAGCGCCCTGTCCCCTATCTTTGCCAACCTCTCCAGCCTTCGCGAGCTAGACCTCTCCAATAATAGTCTCACAGGGCACATTCCTCATGAATATTACTCCAACCTACGGCACCTCAAGATCCTAGACCTATCAACCAACTCTCTCGATGGCCAAATTCCACCATCTCTCGCCAACCTCACCGGACTTGAATGGTTGGGACTGTCAGGGAACCATCTCGATGGCCCAATTCCACCATCTCTCGCCAACCTCACCGGACTTGAATGGTTGGACCTGTCCGAGAACCATCTCACCGGGCACATTCCAGTCGAATTCTCCAACCTCGAGCAACTCATGTTCCTAGAATTGTCAGCTAACCTTCTCGATGGCCCAATTCCACAATCTCTTGCCACCATCAGTAGCCTTTTCTATATCAACCTCGGCTACAACCTTCTAACAGGTCAGATTCCAGCCTTGATCCTTCGCAACTGCAGTCAATTACAAGATGTGGACTTCTCGGTCAATTATCTCACTGGTGAGATCCCTTCGGAGGCCCGAATTCATCTGCCAAACTTGAGCATTCTCAACCTTTACTCCGATAATTTGACTGGAAAATTACCCCCGTGGCTTTCAAATTCATCATTCCTAAGTCAGCTGGACGTCGGATATAACTTCCTTTCAGGTGAACTGCCTTCGGACATCGTCTCGAACAAGACATACCTTAAAGTTCTTCATTTGTCTTACAACAATTTTTCAAGCCACCATATCGACACTGACTTGAGACCATTTTTCTTAGCTATTTCCAACTGCTCAAAGCTGACGGAACTTGAGATGGCAGGACTAGCGCTTGTTGGACCATTGCCTCAACTTGTAGGTGGAGTCCCCAAAAGCTTGTCTACAATTCAGTTGGGTGACAACATGATCTTCGGACAAATCCCTCCTGACATTGGCCATCTTGTTAATATCACGCTATTGAATCTGTCGAGCAACCTTCTCAATGGAACTATTCCAACTCTGATCGGCAAACTTCTGAAGTTAGAGCAACTAATCTTTTCCGATAACTTCTTGAGTGGTGTGATTCCTCCGGAGATTGGAAACATTGGCTCAATAGGTCTGCTTGATTTATCCAACAACACATTGTCTGGTGAAATCCCAAGGAGCCTTGGAAATCTAAGTCTTATCAGTGAGATTCATCTTCAGAAGAACCAGCTTTATGGAGAAATACCTGCTAGTCTCGGAAGGTGCATGAACTTACTAAAACTAGATCTGTCATACAACAGATTAACAGGAAGGATACCTCTAGAAATGTCCGGCATTGTAAAGATTTCCTTTAACCTTTCACACAATCAGCTTCAAGGTCCTTTGCCGATAGAGCTTAGCAAGATGGATCAGGTGCAAGAGATTGATTTGTCATCGAATAACCTCACTGGTGAAGTGATATCTCAGCTGTCAGCATGTGCTGAACTGAAGCTCATCAACCTCTCACACAATTCTCTTCAAGGACAGCTTCCCAAATCATTTGGAGATCTCCAAAACCTTGAGACTCTTGACGTTTCTTTCAATTACTTGACTGGGGAGATTCCATTGAAACTTAACAAATGCACCCGTCTCACCCATTTGAATCTTTCATACAATGACTTCAATGGACCAATACCCGCTGGTAGAGTCTTCTCATTATTCACCAATCTATCCTATCTTGGAAATCCACATTTATGTGGCTCAGTCGTCGGACGGGCTTGTTCCGAACGACGAAGATGGCTGCACTCGCATAAATTCTTGATCACCATTTGCGTCAGTGCTTCATTATTAGCATTGTTACTGGCATTATGTTGTGTGATTGGAATTAGAAAGACCCGAGGCAGGATTTTCAGAGGGAGAGATGACATGTTTGGTAGCTCATCGCTGGTGCTAAAATCAAGTTTCCCACGAATCACCTACCGAGAACTTGTCAAGGCAACCGGAGAATTTGATCAGGATAGGTTAATTGGTTCTGGTAGCTATGGACGGGTCTACAAAGGAGTATTAAGAGACGGGACCATTGTTGCAGTGAAAGTACTGCACCTCCAAACTGGCAATTCCACGAAGAGCTTCAACAGAGAATGCCAGGTTCTGAAGAGAATTAGACATCGGAACCTTATGAGAATCATTACAGCATGTAGCCGACCGGATTTCAAGGCTTTGGTCCTTCCTTTCATGGCCAACGGAAGCCTCGAGAGCGTTCTGTATTCAGGATCTTCGGAACTAAGCTTGATCCAGAGGGTGAATATTTGCAGTGATATAGCTGAAGGAATAGCCTACTTGCATCACCACTCCCCTGTGATGGTCATACACTGTGATCTGAAGCCCAGCAATGTGCTTCTTAATGATGGTATGACTGCTTTGGTCTCTGATTTTGGGATTGCAAGGCTGGTGATGAATGTTGGAGCGGGGAACACGACTGGGGCTGACGACATGGGGAGTTCGACTGCAACTATGCTCAGGGGCTCTATTGGATACATAGCACCAGGTACGTTTGTTTATGATAAAGGAGGTGGATTTATCTATATGTATATTATGTTCATGCCTTGAAGTATTGAGCGAGTCTTAGATGTGGACTAGATACTCCTTTTTttcacttcttcttttttttttttttggtttctatTCAACTTTCAGAAATTTATGCATGGATTGGAATAAATTAAATGAAGTTTTCTTTTCCACGAAGATAATTTTGTGCCTGGCCAAAGTTCCGATTccattgaagatttttttttttccgcttCTATTTCATCTTCCTCACCGCTAGTAGGTCTCCAACAAATCTAGTTTACAAGTAGTGGTACTGCAGAAAGACAACTTGAAGCATATAAATTTTGAGCTTTGCAGAAACCACTGATATATACAAATACCCATACGCATGAATGGATGCTTCCATTTACTCATCTATGTGAGTTTTTCAGAGTACGGAATTGGCTCAGATGCATCAATCAAGGGAGATGTTTACAGCTTCGGCGTTGTAGTCCTTGAAATGGTCACCAGGAAGAGACCCACAGACGAAATGTTCAAAGGTGGTTTGGGCTTACCCAACTGGGTGAAGAGCCACTACATTGGGAGGATGGAGACGGTCATCGATGCCTCCTTGGTGACTGCTGTGGAGAATCAGACATATGAAGTGAAAAGAATGTGGGAGGTGGCAATTGGAGAGTTGGTAGATTTGGGTCTACTCTGCACCCAGGAGAGCCCGTCGAGTAGGCCGACGATGCTGGATGCTGCTGATGACTTGGGTCGCTTGAAGAGGTATCTTTCGGGTGACACA
The DNA window shown above is from Elaeis guineensis isolate ETL-2024a chromosome 8, EG11, whole genome shotgun sequence and carries:
- the LOC105050933 gene encoding uncharacterized protein translates to MKKPCEGTHHDMTKVISRPRSAVTTRQKMIAFMGLKHTILLLLLLQHIVSGDDQPLPYRRQQAILREKATLLFFKNNIISPPQAALANWNESTDVCDFIGVICDRWRLHVVRLQLRGRLVSSALSPIFANLSSLRELDLSNNSLTGHIPHEYYSNLRHLKILDLSTNSLDGQIPPSLANLTGLEWLGLSGNHLDGPIPPSLANLTGLEWLDLSENHLTGHIPVEFSNLEQLMFLELSANLLDGPIPQSLATISSLFYINLGYNLLTGQIPALILRNCSQLQDVDFSVNYLTGEIPSEARIHLPNLSILNLYSDNLTGKLPPWLSNSSFLSQLDVGYNFLSGELPSDIVSNKTYLKVLHLSYNNFSSHHIDTDLRPFFLAISNCSKLTELEMAGLALVGPLPQLVGGVPKSLSTIQLGDNMIFGQIPPDIGHLVNITLLNLSSNLLNGTIPTLIGKLLKLEQLIFSDNFLSGVIPPEIGNIGSIGLLDLSNNTLSGEIPRSLGNLSLISEIHLQKNQLYGEIPASLGRCMNLLKLDLSYNRLTGRIPLEMSGIVKISFNLSHNQLQGPLPIELSKMDQVQEIDLSSNNLTGEVISQLSACAELKLINLSHNSLQGQLPKSFGDLQNLETLDVSFNYLTGEIPLKLNKCTRLTHLNLSYNDFNGPIPAGRVFSLFTNLSYLGNPHLCGSVVGRACSERRRWLHSHKFLITICVSASLLALLLALCCVIGIRKTRGRIFRGRDDMFGSSSLVLKSSFPRITYRELVKATGEFDQDRLIGSGSYGRVYKGVLRDGTIVAVKVLHLQTGNSTKSFNRECQVLKRIRHRNLMRIITACSRPDFKALVLPFMANGSLESVLYSGSSELSLIQRVNICSDIAEGIAYLHHHSPVMVIHCDLKPSNVLLNDGMTALVSDFGIARLVMNVGAGNTTGADDMGSSTATMLRGSIGYIAPEYGIGSDASIKGDVYSFGVVVLEMVTRKRPTDEMFKGGLGLPNWVKSHYIGRMETVIDASLVTAVENQTYEVKRMWEVAIGELVDLGLLCTQESPSSRPTMLDAADDLGRLKRYLSGDTTTSFATSLGMSSSTIGEDAGTSISNLD